Proteins co-encoded in one Malus sylvestris chromosome 7, drMalSylv7.2, whole genome shotgun sequence genomic window:
- the LOC126628497 gene encoding uncharacterized protein LOC126628497 isoform X1 → MKPKTTAVSRAQRSKPFQGDGPNWVLIAGGALLSTLSIRLGYKLKQALDTKPQENASNGSGKSSDQRKSAGCRVHSNVYSFTQQNDGGCFNCMSGTEGRMEMKCLPNDQTLTESNGALPLVMVPAPGFNKENGIVWASSPDRLELPPKPFLHYSNSSDSPCVSESGSDIFSKREVIQKLRQQLKRRDDMILEMQDQIVELQSSLNAQLAHSTNLQSQLDSANRDFFDSEREIQRLRKAIADHCVGHVSPIDRSPQVTIWQHEERNGHVNGFPDGESNFDATERGRGDGERVEMLKREVGELKEVIEGKEYLLQSYKEQKAEFSLKIKELQQRLDSQLPNIL, encoded by the exons ATGAAACCAAAAACAACTGCTGTGTCAAGAGCTCAGAGATCCAAACCTTTTCAGGGGGATGGACCTAATTGGGTTCTTATTGCTGGTGGTGCCTTGTTAAGTACATTGTCAATTCGTCTTGGTTACAAGCTGAAGCAAGCACTTGACACAAAGCCCCAGGAGAATGCTAGTAATG GAAGTGGAAAATCCtctgaccaaagaaagtctgCAGGTTGCCGTGTGCACTCAAACGTTTATTCCTTTACACAACAAAATGATGGTGGTTGCTTTAATTGCATGTCAG GAACTGAGGGCAGGATGGAGATGAAGTGCCTGCCCAATGACCAAACGCTGACTGAATCCAATGGTGCCCTGCCTTTAGTCATGGTTCCAGCCCCTGGATTTAACAAGGAGAATGGCATTGTCTGGGCATCTTCTCCGGATCGCCTTGAGTTGCCTCCAAAGCCATTTCTCCACTATTCAAACTCCTCAGATTCTCCGTGTGTTTCAGAATCTGGGTCTGACATCTTCAGTAAGCGGGAAGTCATACAAAAACTGAGGCAACAACTGAAGAGAAGAGATGACATGATATTAGAGATGCAGGATCAGATTGTAGAGCTGCAGAGTTCACTGAATGCACAGCTGGCACATTCTACCAATCTACAGTCACAACTTGATTCAGCAAACAGGGACTTTTTTGATTCGGAGAGAGAAATCCAAAGGCTGAGGAAGGCAATCGCTGATCACTGTGTTGGACATGTTAGCCCCATTGACAGATCACCCCAGGTCACTATTTGGCAACATGAAGAAAGAAATGGTCATGTGAATGGATTTCCTGATGGGGAAAGCAACTTTGATGCAACCGAAAGGGGAAGAGGGGATGGAGAGAGGGTTGAGATGCTCAAGAGGGAAGTAGGAGAATTGAAGGAGGTGATAGAAGGAAAGGAATACTTGCTACAAAGCTACAAGGAGCAAAAAGCAGAGTTCTCACTGAAAATCAAAGAGTTGCAGCAGAGACTGGATTCTCAACTCCCCAATATTTTGTAG
- the LOC126628497 gene encoding uncharacterized protein LOC126628497 isoform X3: protein MKPKTTAVSRAQRSKPFQGDGPNWVLIAGGALLSTLSIRLGYKLKQALDTKPQENASNGCRVHSNVYSFTQQNDGGCFNCMSGTEGRMEMKCLPNDQTLTESNGALPLVMVPAPGFNKENGIVWASSPDRLELPPKPFLHYSNSSDSPCVSESGSDIFSKREVIQKLRQQLKRRDDMILEMQDQIVELQSSLNAQLAHSTNLQSQLDSANRDFFDSEREIQRLRKAIADHCVGHVSPIDRSPQVTIWQHEERNGHVNGFPDGESNFDATERGRGDGERVEMLKREVGELKEVIEGKEYLLQSYKEQKAEFSLKIKELQQRLDSQLPNIL, encoded by the exons ATGAAACCAAAAACAACTGCTGTGTCAAGAGCTCAGAGATCCAAACCTTTTCAGGGGGATGGACCTAATTGGGTTCTTATTGCTGGTGGTGCCTTGTTAAGTACATTGTCAATTCGTCTTGGTTACAAGCTGAAGCAAGCACTTGACACAAAGCCCCAGGAGAATGCTAGTAATG GTTGCCGTGTGCACTCAAACGTTTATTCCTTTACACAACAAAATGATGGTGGTTGCTTTAATTGCATGTCAG GAACTGAGGGCAGGATGGAGATGAAGTGCCTGCCCAATGACCAAACGCTGACTGAATCCAATGGTGCCCTGCCTTTAGTCATGGTTCCAGCCCCTGGATTTAACAAGGAGAATGGCATTGTCTGGGCATCTTCTCCGGATCGCCTTGAGTTGCCTCCAAAGCCATTTCTCCACTATTCAAACTCCTCAGATTCTCCGTGTGTTTCAGAATCTGGGTCTGACATCTTCAGTAAGCGGGAAGTCATACAAAAACTGAGGCAACAACTGAAGAGAAGAGATGACATGATATTAGAGATGCAGGATCAGATTGTAGAGCTGCAGAGTTCACTGAATGCACAGCTGGCACATTCTACCAATCTACAGTCACAACTTGATTCAGCAAACAGGGACTTTTTTGATTCGGAGAGAGAAATCCAAAGGCTGAGGAAGGCAATCGCTGATCACTGTGTTGGACATGTTAGCCCCATTGACAGATCACCCCAGGTCACTATTTGGCAACATGAAGAAAGAAATGGTCATGTGAATGGATTTCCTGATGGGGAAAGCAACTTTGATGCAACCGAAAGGGGAAGAGGGGATGGAGAGAGGGTTGAGATGCTCAAGAGGGAAGTAGGAGAATTGAAGGAGGTGATAGAAGGAAAGGAATACTTGCTACAAAGCTACAAGGAGCAAAAAGCAGAGTTCTCACTGAAAATCAAAGAGTTGCAGCAGAGACTGGATTCTCAACTCCCCAATATTTTGTAG
- the LOC126628497 gene encoding uncharacterized protein LOC126628497 isoform X5, whose translation MKPKTTAVSRAQRSKPFQGDGPNWVLIAGGALLSTLSIRLGYKLKQALDTKPQENASNGSGKSSDQRKSAGCRVHSNVYSFTQQNDGGCFNCMSESGSDIFSKREVIQKLRQQLKRRDDMILEMQDQIVELQSSLNAQLAHSTNLQSQLDSANRDFFDSEREIQRLRKAIADHCVGHVSPIDRSPQVTIWQHEERNGHVNGFPDGESNFDATERGRGDGERVEMLKREVGELKEVIEGKEYLLQSYKEQKAEFSLKIKELQQRLDSQLPNIL comes from the exons ATGAAACCAAAAACAACTGCTGTGTCAAGAGCTCAGAGATCCAAACCTTTTCAGGGGGATGGACCTAATTGGGTTCTTATTGCTGGTGGTGCCTTGTTAAGTACATTGTCAATTCGTCTTGGTTACAAGCTGAAGCAAGCACTTGACACAAAGCCCCAGGAGAATGCTAGTAATG GAAGTGGAAAATCCtctgaccaaagaaagtctgCAGGTTGCCGTGTGCACTCAAACGTTTATTCCTTTACACAACAAAATGATGGTGGTTGCTTTAATTGCATGTCAG AATCTGGGTCTGACATCTTCAGTAAGCGGGAAGTCATACAAAAACTGAGGCAACAACTGAAGAGAAGAGATGACATGATATTAGAGATGCAGGATCAGATTGTAGAGCTGCAGAGTTCACTGAATGCACAGCTGGCACATTCTACCAATCTACAGTCACAACTTGATTCAGCAAACAGGGACTTTTTTGATTCGGAGAGAGAAATCCAAAGGCTGAGGAAGGCAATCGCTGATCACTGTGTTGGACATGTTAGCCCCATTGACAGATCACCCCAGGTCACTATTTGGCAACATGAAGAAAGAAATGGTCATGTGAATGGATTTCCTGATGGGGAAAGCAACTTTGATGCAACCGAAAGGGGAAGAGGGGATGGAGAGAGGGTTGAGATGCTCAAGAGGGAAGTAGGAGAATTGAAGGAGGTGATAGAAGGAAAGGAATACTTGCTACAAAGCTACAAGGAGCAAAAAGCAGAGTTCTCACTGAAAATCAAAGAGTTGCAGCAGAGACTGGATTCTCAACTCCCCAATATTTTGTAG
- the LOC126628497 gene encoding uncharacterized protein LOC126628497 isoform X4 — protein sequence MKPKTTAVSRAQRSKPFQGDGPNWVLIAGGALLSTLSIRLGYKLKQALDTKPQENASCRVHSNVYSFTQQNDGGCFNCMSGTEGRMEMKCLPNDQTLTESNGALPLVMVPAPGFNKENGIVWASSPDRLELPPKPFLHYSNSSDSPCVSESGSDIFSKREVIQKLRQQLKRRDDMILEMQDQIVELQSSLNAQLAHSTNLQSQLDSANRDFFDSEREIQRLRKAIADHCVGHVSPIDRSPQVTIWQHEERNGHVNGFPDGESNFDATERGRGDGERVEMLKREVGELKEVIEGKEYLLQSYKEQKAEFSLKIKELQQRLDSQLPNIL from the exons ATGAAACCAAAAACAACTGCTGTGTCAAGAGCTCAGAGATCCAAACCTTTTCAGGGGGATGGACCTAATTGGGTTCTTATTGCTGGTGGTGCCTTGTTAAGTACATTGTCAATTCGTCTTGGTTACAAGCTGAAGCAAGCACTTGACACAAAGCCCCAGGAGAATGCTA GTTGCCGTGTGCACTCAAACGTTTATTCCTTTACACAACAAAATGATGGTGGTTGCTTTAATTGCATGTCAG GAACTGAGGGCAGGATGGAGATGAAGTGCCTGCCCAATGACCAAACGCTGACTGAATCCAATGGTGCCCTGCCTTTAGTCATGGTTCCAGCCCCTGGATTTAACAAGGAGAATGGCATTGTCTGGGCATCTTCTCCGGATCGCCTTGAGTTGCCTCCAAAGCCATTTCTCCACTATTCAAACTCCTCAGATTCTCCGTGTGTTTCAGAATCTGGGTCTGACATCTTCAGTAAGCGGGAAGTCATACAAAAACTGAGGCAACAACTGAAGAGAAGAGATGACATGATATTAGAGATGCAGGATCAGATTGTAGAGCTGCAGAGTTCACTGAATGCACAGCTGGCACATTCTACCAATCTACAGTCACAACTTGATTCAGCAAACAGGGACTTTTTTGATTCGGAGAGAGAAATCCAAAGGCTGAGGAAGGCAATCGCTGATCACTGTGTTGGACATGTTAGCCCCATTGACAGATCACCCCAGGTCACTATTTGGCAACATGAAGAAAGAAATGGTCATGTGAATGGATTTCCTGATGGGGAAAGCAACTTTGATGCAACCGAAAGGGGAAGAGGGGATGGAGAGAGGGTTGAGATGCTCAAGAGGGAAGTAGGAGAATTGAAGGAGGTGATAGAAGGAAAGGAATACTTGCTACAAAGCTACAAGGAGCAAAAAGCAGAGTTCTCACTGAAAATCAAAGAGTTGCAGCAGAGACTGGATTCTCAACTCCCCAATATTTTGTAG
- the LOC126628497 gene encoding uncharacterized protein LOC126628497 isoform X2, giving the protein MKPKTTAVSRAQRSKPFQGDGPNWVLIAGGALLSTLSIRLGYKLKQALDTKPQENARSGKSSDQRKSAGCRVHSNVYSFTQQNDGGCFNCMSGTEGRMEMKCLPNDQTLTESNGALPLVMVPAPGFNKENGIVWASSPDRLELPPKPFLHYSNSSDSPCVSESGSDIFSKREVIQKLRQQLKRRDDMILEMQDQIVELQSSLNAQLAHSTNLQSQLDSANRDFFDSEREIQRLRKAIADHCVGHVSPIDRSPQVTIWQHEERNGHVNGFPDGESNFDATERGRGDGERVEMLKREVGELKEVIEGKEYLLQSYKEQKAEFSLKIKELQQRLDSQLPNIL; this is encoded by the exons ATGAAACCAAAAACAACTGCTGTGTCAAGAGCTCAGAGATCCAAACCTTTTCAGGGGGATGGACCTAATTGGGTTCTTATTGCTGGTGGTGCCTTGTTAAGTACATTGTCAATTCGTCTTGGTTACAAGCTGAAGCAAGCACTTGACACAAAGCCCCAGGAGAATGCTA GAAGTGGAAAATCCtctgaccaaagaaagtctgCAGGTTGCCGTGTGCACTCAAACGTTTATTCCTTTACACAACAAAATGATGGTGGTTGCTTTAATTGCATGTCAG GAACTGAGGGCAGGATGGAGATGAAGTGCCTGCCCAATGACCAAACGCTGACTGAATCCAATGGTGCCCTGCCTTTAGTCATGGTTCCAGCCCCTGGATTTAACAAGGAGAATGGCATTGTCTGGGCATCTTCTCCGGATCGCCTTGAGTTGCCTCCAAAGCCATTTCTCCACTATTCAAACTCCTCAGATTCTCCGTGTGTTTCAGAATCTGGGTCTGACATCTTCAGTAAGCGGGAAGTCATACAAAAACTGAGGCAACAACTGAAGAGAAGAGATGACATGATATTAGAGATGCAGGATCAGATTGTAGAGCTGCAGAGTTCACTGAATGCACAGCTGGCACATTCTACCAATCTACAGTCACAACTTGATTCAGCAAACAGGGACTTTTTTGATTCGGAGAGAGAAATCCAAAGGCTGAGGAAGGCAATCGCTGATCACTGTGTTGGACATGTTAGCCCCATTGACAGATCACCCCAGGTCACTATTTGGCAACATGAAGAAAGAAATGGTCATGTGAATGGATTTCCTGATGGGGAAAGCAACTTTGATGCAACCGAAAGGGGAAGAGGGGATGGAGAGAGGGTTGAGATGCTCAAGAGGGAAGTAGGAGAATTGAAGGAGGTGATAGAAGGAAAGGAATACTTGCTACAAAGCTACAAGGAGCAAAAAGCAGAGTTCTCACTGAAAATCAAAGAGTTGCAGCAGAGACTGGATTCTCAACTCCCCAATATTTTGTAG
- the LOC126628496 gene encoding transcription termination factor MTERF15, mitochondrial-like gives MAALFNLKAGRLGCSLFSKAKRFVLGDVKPPHCTLQRLILRRHLASEISETQPNFTVNYLINSCGLSPKGAISTSKRVKLRSQERADSVLALLRNHGFSATQISKLVRSCPQLLVTKPEKTLLPKLEFFTSLGASKDDLTKFLACNPAVLGMSLQERIKPTCHFLRKQLSEKKLVVFLKRGGPRIFLEGHSKNVAPNIEILRESGMPQSCISLLLVHYPSSLIRKPENFGKVVDEVKQMGFRMEKTISVAAIKALCSSNSKSIWNRNSEVYKRWGWSENDVLSAFKRFPQCMTTSEKKIMQVMEFLVNKMEWPAGVINKYPIIVLLSLEKRIIPRCSVIKVLMVKGFIKEIENVSLFSVMCPVEKCFLAKFVARYIDEVPALLSVYQGKVEVQDA, from the coding sequence ATGGCAGCCCTCTTCAACCTGAAGGCCGGCAGATTGGGTTGTTCACTATTTTCCAAAGCTAAAAGATTTGTTCTTGGAGATGTAAAACCCCCACACTGTACTCTTCAACGTCTGATACTCCGCAGACACTTAGCCTCAGAAATCTCAGAAACCCAACCCAATTTCACAGTCAATTACCTCATAAACTCATGTGGGTTGTCTCCAAAGGGTGCAATTTCAACATCTAAGCGGGTCAAGTTGCGATCCCAGGAAAGAGCAGACTCGGTCTTGGCCCTTCTCAGAAACCATGGATTCTCTGCAACCCAGATCTCCAAGCTTGTGAGGTCGTGTCCACAGCTTCTCGTAACCAAACCGGAGAAAACCCTTTTGCCAAAGCTTGAGTTTTTCACTTCTCTTGGAGCTTCAAAAGATGACCTCACAAAATTTCTCGCTTGCAATCCTGCTGTTTTGGGTATGAGCTTGCAGGAACGGATAAAACCCACTTGCCATTTCCTTAGGAAACAGCTTTCTGAGAAGAAGCTCGTTGTTTTTTTGAAGAGAGGCGGCCCGCGGATTTTCTTGGAAGGCCATTCGAAGAATGTGGCGCCAAATattgagattttgagagaaTCAGGTATGCCCCAATCATGTATTTCACTGTTGCTGGTTCATTATCCTAGCTCTTTGATACGGAAGCCTGAGAATTTTGGCAAAGTTGTGGATGAGGTTAAGCAAATGGGATTTCGTATGGAAAAAACTATATCTGTTGCAGCAATAAAAGCATTGTGCAGTAGTAACAGTAAATCCATATGGAATcgtaattctgaagtttataagaGGTGGGGTTGGTCGGAGAATGATGTTCTCTCTGCTTTCAAGCGGTTCCCACAATGTATGACTACGTCGGAGAAGAAAATAATGCAGGTAATGGAATTTCTAGTGAACAAAATGGAATGGCCGGCAGGAGTGATTAACAAATACCCAATCATAGTGCTTCTCAGTTTGGAGAAGCGAATAATCCCAAGGTGTTCGGTTATTAAAGTTTTGATGGTGAAAGGATTTATAAAGGAAATTGAAAATGTGAGTTTGTTTTCTGTAATGTGCCCTGTGGAGAAATGCTTCTTGGCGAAGTTTGTGGCCAGATATATAGATGAAGTACCTGCATTACTGAGTGTGTATCAAGGCAAAGTTGAAGTCCAGGATGCATGA